A single Drosophila miranda strain MSH22 chromosome XR, D.miranda_PacBio2.1, whole genome shotgun sequence DNA region contains:
- the LOC108152856 gene encoding transient receptor potential cation channel subfamily A member 1 isoform X4, whose product MPNCEKETPNREVVISPLRYLISGFARGAELTAMAPLNLPNKWARILRMSSAPKIQIDDFLQAAESGNLDDFKRLFMADNTRISLKDGKGRTAAHQATARNRVNILRYIRDQNGDFNAKDNAGNTPLHIAVECDAYEALDYLLSIPVDTGVLNEKKQAPVHLATELNKVKSLRVMGQYRNVIDIQQGGEHGRTALHLAAIYDHEECARILITEFDACPRKPCNNGYYPIHEAAKNASSKTMEVFFQWGEQRGCTREEMISFYDSEGNVPLHSAVHGGDIKAVELCLKSGAKISTQQHDLSTPVHLACAQGAIDIVKLMFEMQPMEKRICLSCTDVQKMTPLHCASMFDHPDIVSYLVSEGADINALDKEHRSPLLLAASRSGWKTVHLLIRLGAGISVKDAAARNVLHFVIMNGGRLTDFAEQVANCQTNNQLQLLLNEKDSMGCSPLHYASRDGHIRSLENLIRLGACINLKNNNNESPLHFAARYGRYNTVRQLLDSEKGSFIINESDGAGMTPLHISSQQGHTRVVQLLLNRGALLHRDHTGRNPLQLAAMSGYTETIELLHSVHSHLLDQVDKDGNTALHLATMENKPHAISVLMSMQCKLVYNVLDMSAIDYAIYYKYPEAALAMVTHEERANEVMALRSDKHPCVTLALIASMPKVFEAVQDKCISKANCKKDSKSFYIKYSFWPYQKTPEQIEAKRKEFNDPKWRPMPLAVVNTMVTHGRVELLAHPLSQKYLQMKWNSYGKYFHLANLLIYSIFLVFVTIYSSLMMNNIELEPGVNKSMSQYCNLGWDQLTHNLSQNHFAATNFRQDSCVERINRTTAILFCAGVIVVYILLNSMREMLQIYQQRLHYILETVNLISWVLYISALVMIVPAFRADGIITSIHYSAASIAVFLSWFRLLLFLQRFDQVGIYVVMFLEILQTLIKVLMVFSILIIAFGLAFYILLSKIIDPQPNHLSFSNIPMSLLRTFSMMLGELDVVGTYVNTYYRDRLKVPMTSFLILSVFMILMPILLMNLLIGLAVGDIESVRRNAQLKRLAMQVVLHTELERKLPHVWLQRVDKMELIEYPNEAKCKVGFCDFILRKWFSNPFTEDSAMDAISFDNNDDFINAELERQRRKLRDISRMLEQQHQLMRLIVQKMEIKTEADDVDEGISPNEIRSVVGSASAGTNRWNSPRIRNKLRAALSFNKSM is encoded by the exons ATGCCAAACTGCGAGAAGGAGACCCCGAATCGGGAGGTGGTCATCAGTCCGCTCCGCTACTTGATCAGCGGCTTTGCCCGCGGGGCGGAGCTCACTGCAATGGCCCCGCTCAACCTGCCCAACAAGTGGGCCCGTATACTGCGAATGTCCTCCGCACCGAAGATACAAATCGACGACTTTCTCCAG GCAGCCGAGTCCGGAAACCTGGATGATTTCAAGCGGCTGTTTATGGCCGACAACACGCGCATTTCCCTGAAGGATGGCAAGGGACGGACGGCTGCCCACCAGGCAACGGCCAGAAATCGCGTCAATATACTGCGCTACATTAGGGATCAGAACGGGG ACTTCAATGCCAAGGACAATGCCGGAAATACACCACTCCACATTGCCGTCGAGTGCGATGCTTACGAGGCCCTGGACTATCTGCTGTCCAT CCCGGTGGACACGGGAGTGCTCAACGAGAAGAAGCAGGCTCCGGTCCACCTGGCCACCGAGCTGAACAAGGTGAAATCCCTGCGGGTGATGGGACAGTACCGGAACGTCATCGACATACAGCAGGGCGGGGAGCATGGACGCACGGCCCTCCATCTGGCGGCCATCTACGATCACGAGGAATGCGCTCGCATCCTG ATAACCGAGTTCGATGCATGCCCCCGTAAGCCGTGTAACAACGGCTATTATCCCATTCACGAGGCTGCCAAGAACGCCAGCTCCAAGACAATGGAGGTCTTTTtccag TGGGGTGAGCAACGCGGCTGTACACGCGAGGAGATGATATCCTTCTACGACTCGGAGGGCAATGTGCCACTGCACTCAGCGGTCCACGGTGGCGACATCAAGGCTGTGGAGTTGTGCCTCAAGTCCGGTGCAAAGATATCCACCCAGCAACATGATCTCTCGACACCAGTGCATCTGGCCTGCGCTCAG GGTGCCATTGATATTGTGAAGCTGATGTTCGAGATGCAGCCAATGGAGAAGAGGATCTGCCTGAGCTGCACCGATGTGCAGAAGATGACGCCGCtgcactgcgcctccatgtTTGATCATCCGGATATTGTGTCCTATTTGGTGAGCGAGGGAGCCGACATTAATGCTTTGGACAAGGAGCATCGCTCCcccctgctgctggctgcctcTCGCAGCGGGTGGAAGACGG TCCACCTCTTGATTCGATTGGGGGCTGGGATTAGCGTCAAGGATGCGGCTGCTCGCAATGTCCTGCATTTTGTAATCATGAACGGTGGCCGGCTGACGGACTTTGCCGAGCAGGTGGCCAATTGCCAGACGAACAACcagctccagctgctgctcaaCGAGAAGGACAGCATGGGCTGCTCGCCGCTCCACTACGCCAGTCGGGACGGGCACATCCGCTCGCTGGAGAATCTCATTCGGCTGGGGGCCTGTATCAACctaaagaacaacaacaacgagagTCCGCTGCACTTTGCCGCCCGCTACGGCCGCTACAACACCGTGCGCCAGCTGCTCGACTCGGAGAAGGGCTCGTTCATCATCAACGAAAGCGACGGGGCAGGGATGACTCCGCTGCACATTTCCTCCCAGCAGGGGCACACCCGTGTGGTCCAGCTGCTGCTCAACCGCGGGGCTCTGCTGCACAGGGATCACACGGGACGCAATCCTCTCCAGCTGGCGGCCATGTCCGGCTATACCGAGACCATTGAGCTGCTGCACTCGGTGCACTCCCATCTGCTCGATCAAGTGGACAAGGATGGG AATACGGCTCTCCACCTGGCCACCATGGAGAACAAGCCGCATGCCATCTCGGTGCTGATGTCCATGCAATGCAAGCTCGTCTATAACGTCCTGGACATGAGTGCCATTGACTATGCCATCTACTACAAGTACCCGGAGGCGGCTCTGGCCATGGTCACCCACGAGGAGCGGGCCAATGAGGTGATGGCCCTCCGCTCCGACAAGCATCCGTGCGTCACCCTGGCCCTGATTGCCTCCATGCCGAAGGTCTTTGAGGCGGTGCAGGACAAGTGTATCAGTAAGGCCAACTGCAAGAAGGACTCGAAGAGCTTTTAC ATTAAATATTCATTTTGGCCCTACCAAAAGACACCCGAACAGATCGAGGCCAAGCGCAAAGAGTTCAATGATCCCAAGTGGCGTCCCATGCCCCTGGCCGTGGTGAAT ACCATGGTTACCCATGGACGCGTGGAGCTGCTGGCCCATCCACTCAGCCAGAAGTATCTGCAGATGAAGTGGAACTCGTACGGCAAGTACTTTCATCTGGCCAACCTACTGATCTACTCGATATTCCTGGTCTTTGTCACGATCTATTCGTCCCTGATGATGAACAACATTGAGCTGGAGCCTGGTGTGAACAAGTCCATGAGCCAATATTGCAATTTGGG GTGGGACCAGCTGACCCACAACCTCTCGCAGAATCACTTTGCCGCAACAAACTTCCGCCAGGACTCGTGTGTGGAGCGCATCAATCGGACCACGGCCATTCTATTCTGTGCTGGGGTGATTGTGGTCTACATTTTGCTCAATTCGATGCGGGAAATGCTGCAGATCTACCAGCAACGCTTGCACTATATCCTGGAGACGGTCAACTTGATATCCTGGGTGCTATACATATCGGCCCTGGTCATGATAGTGCCGGCCTTTCGGGCCGATGGCATCATTACCAGCATTCACTATTCGGCGGCCTCGATTGCTGTGTTTCTGTCCTGGTTCCGGCTCTTGCTGTTCCTGCAGCGATTCGACCAGGTTGGCATCTATGTGGTTATGTTTCTGGAGATCCTGCAGACGCTCATCAAAGTGCTGATGGTCTTCTCCATACTGATCATTGCTTTTGGACTGGCCTTTTACATTTTGCTCTCGAAG ATTATCGATCCACAGCCGAACCACTTGTCCTTCTCGAACATACCGATGTCTCTGCTGCGCACCTTCTCCATGATGTTGGGCGAACTGGATGTTGTGGGCACCTATGTGAACACCTACTATCGCGACCGACTCAAAGTGCCCATGACCTCCTTCTTGATACTGA GCGTCTTCATGATACTCATGCCCATTCTGTTGATGAATTTGCTTATCGGTTTGGCGGTTGGCGACATCGAGTCGGTGCGTCGCAATGCCCAGCTGAAACGTCTGGCCATGCAGGTGGTCCTGCACACGGAACTGGAGCGCAAGCTACCCCATGTCTGGCTCCAGCGGGTGGACAAAATGGAGCTTATCGAATACCCAAACGAGGCAAAGTGCAAGGTCGGCTTCTGTGACTTTATTCTACGCAAATGGTTCTCCAATCCCTTCACCGAGGATT CCGCCATGGACGCCATCTCCTTTGACAACAATGACGATTTTATCAACGCAGAGCTGGAGCGGCAGCGCCGCAAGCTGCGGGACATAAGCCGCATGCTGGAGCAACAGCACCAGCTGATGCGCCTCATTGTCCAGAAGATGGAGATCAAAACGGAGGCAGACGATGTGGACGAGGGCATATCGCCCAACGAGATTCGCTCCGTCGTGGGCTCGGCCTCGGCTGGCACCAATCGCTGGAATTCTCCGCGCATCCGCAACAAGCTTCGAGCCGCTCTCAGTTTCAACAAGAGCATGTAG